The DNA window TACCTCTTCCAAAGTGAATTTGCAACTGTTGACCCAGCGCTTGTGGATGTATGTCGTTCTTATTGGTCTGGTTGAAATTTGAAATACGATAGTGCTTTGTATGTGTTACCCTTTGCTGTTGACTCTTGCTATTGAGGCATGCGACTGGAATTTACAACATCGAATACCCTTGAGTGGGAACTGTTTTGCCGAAAACATAATATCAATAACTATTCTTTGATCCTCGCTTGAAGGAGTccaagaaaattttaaaatcaagtAATTAATTCTTTGTGATGGACTGACTTTTTACATCCATTTGGGAGTATTCTCTTCAGATTTCTACCATCTGTTCAATGAATTAGTTTAACTTGTTGAACAATTTCTTTCCATTTGATTTTTACTTTTTGGTTAAAGAGTATTGTAAAGgacaatattattttatattcttGTGTATTCTTAATGAACAGAACAGTTCTATCCTAAATCAGTGAGGGAGAGGGATGCTTATCTAGATGTCAATGTGTTTCTGCCCTCCGTTTGATAAGATTTATCAAACTTGAGCACCTGGTTCATGTTATTATATCTCTCTTCTTGTACCTAAAAGAGTTTCAGAAATCTTTCTATTTTCCTGTCCAATTGTTCATTTGCTTTGCTATCTGCTTCTCACATCTTTCTTCACAATTTTTCCTCGTCTCAAGTTAGTTGGTACCGACGAAGCAACTACTTGTGTAGGTATTGCCATAAGAAACAGCAAAAGTGGAATGTAAGTGCTAACATGAAGCGAGTTTCTGATATGCATATCCAGTACTGTTGTGGATATCATCTGGGATTGTGATATTTGCAGGATATCTGTTGCTCATATGGATATCCCAAGAGTTGTTGATGGTGGCCTAAATCAGATGCTATCTTTAGTTGCTGACCATGATTCTGATGCTCCGTTGGATGTATGCCATTTTCTTGCTCATTTCTGATTCATATTTGAACTATCGGTCATTCTCTAGGTTTAACTTGTGCAAAGTCATGCTTTGGCAGGTGCATCTGGTGGGTGGTTTCGACGACATCTCATCTCAAGTATGGCCACATTTCCTTGTTTCCTGTGTTTTTTACTGCCCCCTGCTTTTTGTGTTATTTACTATCGATTTAGTTACATTGTTTGAAACTTTAATGCAGCAATCATATCTTGATGCAAAACGCCGAATCAAATCCGAAGGCTATTCCTATCCTTTGTGTGCTAAGATAGTCGATGCTCTAAGGAATAGGAGTGAGAAATTTCATATCCAAACTCTCCATGTGCTTGGGCATAACACCAAATGGGACTCTGAAGGGATCGGATACCCCATTTTCCATGGATTTGTGGTAAGCCTCAACTATTGAATATCTATAAttatggagtatcattttccTTATCAGAAGCTTATTTTCTCGGGAATCTGTTTATGATTGTTCGTAAGAAAACTTTGTAGGATAACTTCATTGTGAAATTTGAATACTACTTCCTAAAAGTATCCTTTTGGTTATAATTCattgtttcttttctttattttttttcatttataccTGAAGTTTGTATAATGATAGAGTGTTATGTGCAGATGGAAACCTCGAGTGGATCAATCAGCCCTGCAAGCTTTGATGGAACTTCGAGATGCCCTGATGATATTATCCGAAGAATTCGAGTGACTGCATCTTTCGAGGATCCTAATTGGAGGGGCAAGTTGCTGGATACATATGACACTAGCACTGACCAGTTTGTTATTGCTCCGTGCGCTTGGTAAAGTTTTTGACTTTGGTTTTTGCACCTTTTGCTTCATCGTCCAATACGTGCGTGCACTTTGTTATAATCAGATTAAGTCATGCTACCTTCCATATCAATAATCTACCGTCTTTTCCAGGAGCATACGGCAGAAAAACATAGCACTAGCCCTGCAAAACCTTTCGGATGCAGAAATACTactttcttgttcttcttcaccTTCTGCTGAGGGCCCTGATTTTGTCGATAATGAAAGAAGGTAAATACGTGTTTGTGAAATGAGTCTAATCAACTTAGTAGTTCATATCTAATTGAATTTGAAATAAACTTGTATCTTCAATGCATTAGTAATTCCAGAAAAAAACTTGTTGTCCAGGAAATGGGACTACTTGATCAGACACCCTGATTGGAGAGAAGCTTTTCCGTCAAAGGCGCCTCGTCTGTTCCAGAGGACTGCACACGGAGCTTGGGCTCAGGCCGTAAGGGACAACATTCAAAACTAGCTACCACCCGGATTTTTCGGATGGTTTAACTTCTGCTAATGGCTTTAGATTATTTTACGAGGATAACACATTTTCGATGTGCAAATGCCTAAAGATTATTAGATGTTTATTTCCctacaaaaaatatactcctatgtttctaaatacaaaataaaaaaacagtaACGACATAACGCTCCTctacagaaaatatcaaatgggaaaataataataatgacatCAAGATTAAATGTTGCAACATCAAATTAAATCTAACACTAGTTCGGTAATTCGAAATGAGATCCtccaataaatttataaatttcaattttaaaattcatgatCTCTTCTAACTATTCTATATAATTGACCATCAAATtggataataattataattcatATTCTTGTCATCTTGTTGTACATTCTCATACATAGCACAATATTATACTACTCCTagtagttaaataaaaacaaaaaccatAGTCAAACTATCTTGTTTCATAAATGTCACAATACACTCATTACGTGTGCATGTCCAAAATCAAATAACCCAAGTGATGTAACTCAACCTTATCTTCAATTCTTCAAAAAGTATGATAAcgattttgttaatttatcactaaCTATAAAGTTGTACAGATAAAAATACAGTCATCGCTTTTCTGATTGGTTAATCTTTGTGTTAAAAATGGGTTCCGCGTCATCCTTTATTTCATAAAACATCAATCCCCTAATTTTCCTATTATATAGTTTGACTTATTcgcatataaaaataaaagtgtatTTAAATTTGCGAACAGATAATGTTTTGGGACATACTACATAATAGTATTATTGTAGATGTTTTATTATGAGTTGATACACACGcccaaattactcaaaataagTGGGCACCAACTCTTTTTTTGGTGTAAAAGCACAAGTTGTCACGTTCAAAATCTTTCAAAATGGGATCTCAAATACTTTCGATTCTTGATTTGATTCTTCGCTTTATATTGGGTCATGCCATACCACCCAATACATATGTGGATTACTTTTTTGCACTTAGTCCCATTTTATTTATGACTAGTTCCAAATTTTAATAGTTTTTGGAAAAacatgtttattttttgtagacGGAGGAAGGAGAGTGTACAAGAATATTCTTGTAGAAGGCGAAATATAGCAGTCTATAGTTCCGTCTATAAAATTATCTAAAAGATATATATACACTCAATATTCTtcttgttatatttttattgctTAATCAATGATGAAAATGGCTAGGCATTGAATGAGATTTAGACAGATAATGTAGCAAAGAAATCGTGGCGCAAATCATTGGGTAGCATATAATATTGGCAGTTGAATTAGGTCACATGATAATAACTATTAGTATATTATCTATACACCCAAAATTTCTTATGAAAATGGACCTGTGGACGGttaattacttaattttttaatcatcaaaatcTTTCTAtggataatttattttattttattttattcataacaTTAAATTGTCAATCATCTATcttatttgttgatttattttctagTACTACTAGTTTTTTTATGACCCTCCTCGCCATCGATAGATAACAGTTAATGAATAATAATGATATATTGATATGTTTTTTTATGTAAAGTTATCTTGattttgattacatatattGGTGGTGAttgttaaaattcttaatatcttgCCCACATCGGTTTGGTAACGATTAGCTCACCTATAAAAGTATGAATAACCCTCCTCCTTATAAAAGGTCTTTTAAAGGGTGAGTGGTCTATTTCTAATAGTGATAAGGAAATTGGCATCTTATTCTTATAGAAAGATCTTGATTGAGTACCTAACGTCGTgatttactccataatatatCATGTTCATTGATCACCCACCAATATACCATAATTATGAAAACTGCATGTGATTGATTTGTATTTGGCACTGAATATATCCGtttcttaataataataataataataataataataataataataataataataataataataataataatatcactTAGTACTACTGCCCAAACTTTGCCTTTTATTAGTATTAACTAAAGTTAATTATGATGGCTTGAAATCTCAACGAACCTCATCAAGGTTTAGGTTGGAGTAttgaatacatatatataaagtttaaacatgaaaaaatatgaactttttaacaaaaaaaaaaaaggaaaacatgaTTTGATTGATGATTTCAACTATTATAGTACTGTTTTTAAAAGTAAAGTGTTACTACTAGAGAGTAACACTTTAACAAAAAGTGAAGTATTATCATAAATCTCGTGATTCATGATAATATAGTTGATCTGGTTTGTTCAGATTTACGTAATTAGCAATAACATCGACATTTTAAATTCTGTATTTGGCAATATAGTAATTTTGTTTAGGCTGTTGTTGAAGTTTGGTTTTATCATATtccattctagatatactttgACTTTCATGTGAATTAAATTTGAAGGCAAAGACTTATTTTAACGACCCAATTGGCAAttatatataggagtatttatgaATCGAAATATAACTAATTGGACGGGAAAATGACTTATCATGGTAGAATAATATGCATGGTGGGGTAATCAAATTGCCCTTTTAATACGTTACCACAATCCAAATTCACTACTTCAATTCCATGGGTGTGACTGaaattaattttctttattcatttctcACAGATCATAAATGAATATGGAACAGAAATGTACGTTTTTCTTATTAATGGAAATCGGCATTGATTTTAATGAGGGTGGTGGCGTGCATGCATCACTTTTATGTTCAATAAATAGGTTTAAATATGTTGGTTTTTTTTACAAGTAAACATGGATAGATCGAATTGAACAATgattcatattttcattttgtatCATGTTATAATTGCCACCTCAAAAAATAATCATGAGTCTTATATATGGAACGTTGTCTTgcttatttattactccctccgtcccactttaagagtcccggttgagtcgggcacatgttttaagaaagtgtttgagtgtgtaataaataaatgttgtagtggatATTGAGACCCACTTttggcacatgttttaagaaagtgtttaagtgtgtaataaataaatgttgtagtggatattgagacccacttttaacactttttaaattgaattataagcattttttattagtttacatcaaccgggactcctaaagcgggacgcacgaaattgatcaaccgggactcctaaagcgagacgtagggagtatattttaatatcCGTTAAATTCAAAATCAATTCAAGAAATGAGCTTGAGAAAaccttatttaatttttcagtttcgatattaaataaatacatCTAAATCTCATCTCTACATTCGTGCAAAAATATTCAAGAATCATTCACAACGAATTGAAAACTTGCAGAAATATTATTAAACCCCTTTAAAATGTAATCTAATTTAcgataaaatagaaaattcatTTTACAGATAAAAATGATAGTCTAGAATGCGAAGATAGAAAGGAAGAGCATTGTTATGAAAGATACTTCCATAGACAAAAAGGAGAGGAAGAGCAATGATGTCACGTGCGGCGAGTCAAATCACGTGCTGGAGTCATggaaaaatgaaagagaaacaTAGTAATGGGGAATGTACTTGGGTTGTGTGAGTAATAATTGGTGGTGATAATGAAAAGGCCaccttagggtgtccactataggggcggaCAGCCCCCTCCCACCGCCGCCCCCTTCTCGAACCGTCGCGCCGCCGCGTCAGCTGCGGCTACTGCAATAgacagccgcggctatagccccacTCCTTATCTCTATGCCACCctcagccgcgtcctcgccccgcacgcggcgATTCCGCGTCCGCCGTCCCTCCCCTcacccgccgcgtccaccccagcggcggacacccttcccactataagccgccccgcttccgccccgccATCGCCCCGCTCGCGGTTATAGCCGCGTCCAcgttatagtggacgctcttaggcattcataaattattataaatatgccAACTTTCTCCCTAACTAAGCATCTACTTTCATATTATCAATCTCACCGTTAGAGGCATTTACTCGAAAATAGCTAATCGTTAAATgtgccccaaggattgctaaacccttggggaatgaaTGAAACGTGCCCCAAATAATCAAACACTACAAATCTTAAACTAGTCATGAAATTGTaaaacacaatcaaacaaaaCGGCTCAAAAAacatatacattgcagttcacacaTCGTCCATTATAGAGacaataacatccattacccagtaatatttgtacattatgtttatcaGTTAAAACTACTCACCAGCCGCactgatatctaaaccctagagaAATGACTGATACCCGTGGACTTTGGCAACGGTTGTGTTGCTTActccatactacaccctagccccaaggattgctaaaccccgGGAGAATGAATGAAACGTGCCCCAAACAATCAAACACTGCCAATCTTAAACTACTCATGAAATTGTATAACACAACCAATCAAAACGGCTCAGAAAacatatacattgcagttcacacaTCGTCCATTATAGAGtcaataacatccattacccagtaatatttgtacattatgtttatcaGTTAAAACTACTCCTTAGCCGCgctgatatctaaaccctagacgAATAACTGATACTTGTGGACTTTGGTGACGGTTGTGTTGCTTACTCCATACTACACCccagccccaaggattgctaaacccttggagAATGAATGAAACGTTCCCCAAACAATCAAACACTGTCAATCTTAACGAACCAAACAATCATGAAATTGTATAACACAACCAAACAAAAGATACAGTCACTTTATGCAATGAACGATTACTCCAACAAATCGGTTTTTAAGTGAACAAATAAGTTTAATAATCAATAAAGGAACAAATTAAATTATCTTCTTCCATTGATGAAGAAAACGAAAACAATGGACGACTGCTCCAACAAAAATGATTTTTTACTTGGAAAAAAAATCGAAGAAATTTTAGAGAGAATGTCTTCAACAGCGTTTGTCTTACCAAGAACAAAAAACCGCTGCAATCTTTTGATGGAGAAAATCAAGCAACTTACCATAACCAACTCAATTGTGTATACCAAAAAAgaccattttcatttttttttaaagattttaattaaatacatgtGGCATTATTTTCGGCCATCAGATCTTGAAATTGAAGGGTCGAGATTCAGTTGGAAgattaaacaaaaaatagaaaaaggatatgaatacatccctttACTTATAATATGCACACATAATATGAATGTACGTACAAGACTTTTaataagatattttattttttagaaaaaatttaaaagtttaaTACTCCTTCCTCCTCATTAAAGATGATTCACTTTCCTTATTtgttgtcccaaccaagatgattcattactaaaaataaaaacatcttcatatctactttattcccctcttttactttactttcttcacttaatacataaaataaagttaTATAAAATCCTCTGTCATTCAAGTAAGGAGCCATCTTCCTTGAAATGCAGGAGTAGTACTTACTAagttacttttatttattgttgAATAAATTTAGCAtactttacattttataaaatccaaaattttaaaGTCTAAACTAAAAATAAGGTTTTGTGTGTGCGGCCAAATCCTAACTTTCATAGACAAGACAGTTATCTACTATAGTTCCCACGCCTTATCCTACTTCTATATTATCGTGGCtcaaattattactccctccgtcccgcactactcgcacgtatttcctttttgggcgtcccaagttacttgcactctttccatttttagtaaaaattttcacctacagccgtcatttttgactttcctatacactcattccttaatctccgtgccgaaaaggaaatgagcgagtagctcgggacggagggagtactaaaactTTAATCAATCAATTCAAAAATCAATTAGACAATAGAATGACACTCTTAGCCTAAACCATGCCTTGAACCACGGGACATCCCAACATACTTCCCTACCTATCATGCCTATTCATCAATATTTTCTTCAACTACGACTATAGATTATCAGCGTGGATTGCATGACTGCTATGACTTTTCTTTTCTAGGAATAACACGCACCTGTGTAATTATGTTACAGAATGAACAGAAAGAATCCATCCCAAAACCTACTTATAAGTCACACGTATTTATTTTTAGACTATCCCGTGTAGGTGacacattttcttttatatCAAAAAAGCAAaactctatttctctcttactctatCCGTCTATGAAATGTTGTCCAATATTTCTATTTCGGTTCGTCGGTGAAATGTTGCCcactttgtgttttttttttccatttttggtaaatggcccccactttccactaactcattacacccACATTCTAttttaaaaccaatatataaacgtgggacctacattccactaacttttttcactcacttttcttcacatttcttaaaactcatgtcgagTCAAACAAGGACAATATTTTGCGGACCGAGTGAGTACtttttttcactatttttttcacgctcctactttattctctcaatttaaccactaaacaccactacctaaaaacttgtgtaaaaaaaaaatactccatccttCTCTCTTCCTAATATTATGGACCccacatttgccatttttggttgtccacaaaaaatagggcacgtttaaaaaaaggaaagttttcaacaaattctttcttactttttttccttctctcttactaatattatggatctcacattccactaacactacttttcctttactttaccaatcttacattaaaacctgtgtcattcaaaatgtgtcctatttttcgtggacggagggagtatgtcacATGTAATAGCACTGACGAAGAGATTGTCACATTTACGTCTATAAATTACACATTTGTTGCTCAAGCAACTGATATGGCATCGAGTTTGTAACATGTTACTCCATATATAAAAGCACGATAGTTGAGTAATAAGATTATAGGTCTTTGGTTTGTTGGATTATACATGAACCTTATGAATGTTGTTCTATATGATGGATTCATGACAATAACTAAAAACATTATAATGTAAGATTGGTCACACTTTATGACAAAATTAGTCCCTGTCAGTTCAATCTTGTGTGAATCTATTTTTTAGTAACTGAATACTTTTGTGAATCTATGTTTTGGTTTGATTACCCAAATGAGAATCTTAGTTCAAAGATCTATCGGTTTTTAACCACAATGCCTTGTGGACTTTAGAAAACAAAGTCCCTCGTTTTTTGCAACACAAATTAAATTActccaataataataataataataataataataataataataataataataataataataataataataataataataataataataataataatactcctactagtACTCACtagctaagagcatctccaatgcacggatgtcccactcggacatccactaggacttcccaaaaaacctcctgccacgtcactagaacttcccatcccactgccacgtcacctggacttcccctgcacaatccgcccttcccatcgcccttcccactaggacttcccgcaattaaaaaaaatcacaattatttaattacgtaacggaattgtaattttgacacggaatacgggaaaattacataataaaaaagaaaaaatacatagtcataccaaaaagaaaaaatacatagtcatgcaaaaaagaaaaaaatacatagtcatacaTTCTCGGCTCACTCCGCGTTGTCCTCGTCGcccccgtcgtccccgccgctaatctcggcgccatcatctctaatgggtggcatccccaaatcgcgccggcatccatcgatgacatccttcaacagCCTTTTGTACACCGGATCgatcgtgctatgccacctatgcatggtccggaccaagctagTCGTTATCTGCGCGCGGGTGAGACGGTCGTACTCTTCTGGGGGAGCAGGGGgctccgattggacctcgaacgacccgctaccgctgctgcttcccctagccttccgctgcgcagccttttgcccaatcgggcgacgacgacggcgggagtctgattgaggtagcggggCCACTTCCTCGGCttctgggagctcgtgcgaaccagcactgctgctgtattcaccggaagcgttgatcttcgtccgcatcggccagcccgattcgacacccccagaaaacttttgggaatccttcaccacgagatagGCCTCCCACTGGTCAAAATCTTTGAACTTCAAGGATCTGTCGGGGTACTGCGCAAAGGCACGGTTCttcacatcctcctcggacataccgctggttgcctggcggagattgttttggtagaggccggcAAATcaactaagcttaggcctcaaccgctcccactgtttccagCATTGTTCGGGAATGCGACacttcgccccagccggtttgtgtgtgaggtaggcttcagcgatgcgatgccacagtctgtcaatatgctggttagcaccaacatagggatcctcgactattgaaacccaagccttcgcaagcgcgacgttttcccacaAGCTCCAGgccgtcctctttcccgtctcctcctcatcctcctccccTGCCACCGTTCGCGAGGAAGAGCCCGTGGCTTTCCCCTTGTCCTTGCCCCTGCCACGGCCCTTGCCCCTGCCCCTTGCCGCTGTCCCCACATCATCGGGAGTCTTCCTgactggagatagccccaactcctcaaaagagaaagtttccatgccggtgaactgagtctcctgAACAAAACTGGAGGGGGAATCAGTAGACAACATATCGATAACTGGGCGATAGACATTCTCCACAAGTGGTTTAGGgccctgccaccccctccccaAGCATGGTCTgcacccatccccatcatatttggggtcatgccccctatccccatccccatcatatttggggtcatgccccccatccccgctgccctgggcatcataccacccataccacccatcccgcccattccacccatcccacccattccacccatcccaCACGCCATTTGGGACTGCATCCCCGACATTTTCCGCTAGAGTTTCCCTCCAGTTCGGCGGGAAACgtcggagtctgcgactcgctcgtggcgggggagttcctgtcgttctccattaagtagaaatgaaatttgtagtaaaagaagagaaaaacttgttaacacaagtggtgcgaatgaaatgaagttcaacgagccgtatatatagagttttaaaaaaaataataaataaataaataccggacgtccgacccggacgtccgcccgcccgtcgcccggacgtccgaggacatgcGACGTCCATACGGGACATCCGTATCCGAGTGCCTTcgttacaatggcggacgtcccggtcgcccgtcgcgaatgtccgaccggacgtctgccattggagatgctctaaagacGATACTTAAATTTGTTTTCAATCAACATGAAATACACAATTTCAAATTGCCATTCCATTCTTATGTCTAATAAATTGCCATTCTATTCTCGTGTGGAAAAAATATAATGGTCAAAGAGGAAAATGAGAAAAAGCAGTTTTTTCCATTCAGAAATGAATGCAGGGCAAAAACAATGAATTAGTAATTAATCAACTGGAATTTTGCCCCAAACtaatttatgtttaattgtaTTCTCCTACACAATCAACATAGTACGAGCTGAAAAATTTGCTCAATCCACCACCATCAAACCAAACACATgacaagaaaggaaaaaaaacacaaattaaGGACCTAGCTAGCTAATTTAGTTATTTCCATGTATATTTACAAGTACCGTTAAATCAATCAGGAGGCGGCGGGCTGATTCGGAAAGGGGTAAAATCTGGGCCTCGCTAGCGGAAACGGAATGACcttggcggcggcggaggtggaggCGACGCGCTCGCAGGAGGGGCACATGGTGAGAGTGGTGGCGGCTTGGAATGGATTTGAAGTTTTGAGTGCTCTCAAGTCTTGCAACTCCTTTTGCAGTTTTCTGTTTTCCACAGTCAGCGTTTCGCAGCATTTCTTCAAATACTCGCAGTCAACCTCCGTCTGCTTCAGCTTCGTCCTGCAATTCCACAAACACATCAGCTTCGCCTTTTTtttcaacaacaacaataataattgtTCGCGTTCGCACCTCGCTCTTCTGTTCTGGAACCACACCTCCACCTGTCGGGCTCGTAGATTCAGCTGTTTCACAAGCGCAAGTTTCTGTTTCTGCACaaataaatagtaagtagatcAGGAGAATAAGACGATGAAGCGCAACTCAACTCAGTTGCTAAGAAGAAGCGGAGTAGTTACGGGATTAAGGGTGTTGTGTTCTTTGAAGCTTTCTTCGAGAAAAGCGGATTGCTCTTTCGACAATCTGAGCTTTTTGCGAGCGTTGTGGCCGTTGTCGTCGTCCGCCTCGAATTCTCGCTTGCTGTTCGCCGACGaggcctccgccgccgccggcgTCCGGTTCACGTCAAATCCCTTGGCCGCCGACGACCCATTTTCCGAGCTCccttttcaaaattaattcgTAAATTATGATTGAACAAAAATAGGAGTAGATTTTAATTAGGCGAGTGAATTTGAAGCTACCATTGTCGGAAGACCAAAGTCGGGAAGAAATCTGGCGAGGAAGAGGAGCAAGAGGTAGGAGATTCAATTGGAGAGGAGTTTCATCTTGACTGGCATCACTCGCCGATGCGTCGTCGTTTTGATCATGGGCTTTTCCTCTTTCTTGATAATTGGAGGTGAGCCCCAAAGACATGCAGAAATCGAGGCCGGTTTGATTTTGGTGCTCATTCGGGGAGTTGTTCTCTTTCAACAAGCTTGAAGATTTTGATGCATCTCCCAAGCTCAAGCCCAGCTCCATACTTTGAACACAAAAAATGAGTTTGGAGAGTatatgagagagaaaagagtaTTTTAAAGATTCAACCCACTCTGTGTGAAATTGTTTAATAAGAATGGCAGGGGAatagagaggaggaggaggaggaggaggagagagagagagaggtcaAGGAATACAAGTAGACCATActtgtatatttaatttaatgatttGCAATATCTTATGCCATTTTTTAAGGTTTTTTTAGAGGGATTAAGAAAATT is part of the Salvia splendens isolate huo1 chromosome 6, SspV2, whole genome shotgun sequence genome and encodes:
- the LOC121809722 gene encoding protein N-terminal asparagine amidohydrolase-like isoform X1, giving the protein MIFVGGVPFAPEDSSQGMDTLVALMEHPLLVSASESFRSMQEKKISLSENSCSKSSKWVYLFQSEFATVDPALVDLVGTDEATTCVGIAIRNSKSGMISVAHMDIPRVVDGGLNQMLSLVADHDSDAPLDVHLVGGFDDISSQQSYLDAKRRIKSEGYSYPLCAKIVDALRNRSEKFHIQTLHVLGHNTKWDSEGIGYPIFHGFVMETSSGSISPASFDGTSRCPDDIIRRIRVTASFEDPNWRGKLLDTYDTSTDQFVIAPCAWSIRQKNIALALQNLSDAEILLSCSSSPSAEGPDFVDNERRKWDYLIRHPDWREAFPSKAPRLFQRTAHGAWAQAVRDNIQN
- the LOC121809722 gene encoding protein N-terminal asparagine amidohydrolase-like isoform X2; protein product: MIFVGGVPFAPEDSSQLVGTDEATTCVGIAIRNSKSGMISVAHMDIPRVVDGGLNQMLSLVADHDSDAPLDVHLVGGFDDISSQQSYLDAKRRIKSEGYSYPLCAKIVDALRNRSEKFHIQTLHVLGHNTKWDSEGIGYPIFHGFVMETSSGSISPASFDGTSRCPDDIIRRIRVTASFEDPNWRGKLLDTYDTSTDQFVIAPCAWSIRQKNIALALQNLSDAEILLSCSSSPSAEGPDFVDNERRKWDYLIRHPDWREAFPSKAPRLFQRTAHGAWAQAVRDNIQN
- the LOC121806410 gene encoding homeobox-leucine zipper protein HOX11-like, whose product is MELGLSLGDASKSSSLLKENNSPNEHQNQTGLDFCMSLGLTSNYQERGKAHDQNDDASASDASQDETPLQLNLLPLAPLPRQISSRLWSSDNGSSENGSSAAKGFDVNRTPAAAEASSANSKREFEADDDNGHNARKKLRLSKEQSAFLEESFKEHNTLNPKQKLALVKQLNLRARQVEVWFQNRRARTKLKQTEVDCEYLKKCCETLTVENRKLQKELQDLRALKTSNPFQAATTLTMCPSCERVASTSAAAKVIPFPLARPRFYPFPNQPAAS